In a single window of the Caulobacter soli genome:
- a CDS encoding HPP family protein has translation MQHTFSQVLRGRNPIRPADILRSGLGALLGIPATGLLAHLITSGHPSALPLLIPPIGASAVLAFAVPASPLAQPRAIIGGNMISALVGVTCALIFHAHPALAAAVAVAFAIIAMSLLGCLHPPGGAVALGAALVAGPIGAASYASVFVPVGLCSTLLVLSAMTYARAVGRSYPHRVAPPPNVHDTRDAPPLQRVGFTAADIDQALAHYGELLDVDREDLDALFREVELQAHRRIHARILCSDIMSRDVLSVDLHQSAESALAYLRRHDLRSAPVIDADRRVVGMVRRAELQTGREGPVEAVLDPFVHKVRPGTAIEALLPILSSGTAHEALVVDEHRVLLGIITQTDLLGVLYRAHIVEAVALQRVQDGGAIDPVI, from the coding sequence ATGCAGCACACGTTTTCCCAGGTCCTGCGCGGCCGCAATCCGATCCGGCCCGCCGATATCCTGCGCTCGGGCCTGGGCGCCTTGCTGGGCATACCGGCCACGGGCCTTCTGGCCCATCTGATCACCAGCGGACATCCGTCGGCCCTGCCGCTGCTTATCCCGCCGATCGGCGCCTCGGCGGTGCTGGCCTTCGCCGTGCCGGCCAGTCCGCTGGCCCAGCCCCGCGCGATCATCGGCGGTAACATGATCTCGGCCTTGGTCGGCGTGACCTGCGCGCTGATCTTTCACGCTCATCCCGCCCTGGCCGCCGCGGTCGCGGTGGCGTTCGCGATCATCGCCATGAGCCTGTTGGGCTGCCTGCACCCGCCCGGTGGTGCGGTCGCCCTGGGCGCGGCTCTCGTCGCGGGACCGATCGGCGCAGCGTCTTACGCCTCTGTCTTCGTGCCCGTCGGCCTGTGCTCGACGCTACTGGTCTTGTCGGCGATGACCTATGCGCGGGCGGTGGGACGCTCGTACCCGCACCGTGTCGCGCCGCCGCCGAATGTCCATGACACTCGGGACGCGCCGCCGTTGCAGCGCGTGGGCTTCACCGCCGCCGACATCGACCAGGCCCTGGCTCACTATGGCGAACTGCTGGACGTCGATCGCGAGGACCTGGACGCCCTGTTCCGCGAGGTAGAGCTGCAGGCCCATCGCCGCATCCACGCCCGCATCCTATGCAGCGACATCATGTCCCGCGACGTGCTCAGCGTGGATCTGCACCAGAGCGCCGAAAGCGCGCTCGCCTATCTGCGCCGGCACGACCTGCGTTCGGCGCCCGTCATCGACGCCGATCGCAGAGTCGTCGGCATGGTGCGCCGAGCCGAACTGCAGACTGGGCGAGAAGGCCCGGTAGAGGCGGTGCTGGATCCCTTCGTGCACAAGGTGCGCCCCGGCACCGCGATCGAGGCCTTGCTGCCGATCCTGTCCAGCGGCACAGCGCACGAGGCCTTGGTGGTCGACGAGCACCGGGTGCTCCTGGGCATCATCACCCAGACGGACCTGTTGGGCGTCCTTTATCGCGCCCACATCGTCGAGGCCGTTGC
- a CDS encoding TonB-dependent receptor, whose translation MLAAGATALLVGAQAHAQTRKFDVPAQSAATGIPQFGQQADLQILAPQAVVKDKRVNAVRGAYSVPDGLTRLLQGGELVVVSNDGRTAVLGQKAHVQLASTAPVALPQDAAPASAPASADEQSSEVEEVVVTGFRASLGSALSVKRRSNGVVDVIKAEDIADFPDANLAESIQRVPGVSIARDAGEGRQITVRGLGPQFTRVRINGVEGQSTASGTDSSGGANRNRSFDFNVFASELFNSITVRKTASAQTEEGSLGATVDLQTGRPFDYKGRTFVVSAQEGYNDLSKAWDPRLALLASDTWLDGKLGALVSVAYTERELLEEGHGSGGWLNGTEVGGYSPASTFTQASQASVFSPRFPRYGRLTHNQKRLGVTTSLQFRPDENTLFSADFLYSDFKATREENWLEALSFARNASQGGRPEIIVRDGAVNAKGDMVYGLFDDVDIESESRFDKLDTKYTQATFTGEHQFGERLKVTGLVGFSKSDMENPIQTTVIMNRENSDGFSYDYRPDANLPLINYGFNVNDPLAYNFGAARSEIRLRPQGVVNKIGTAQLDGDYKLNDNLHLKVGVNFKDYTFDSWAMARVNESVVPSLPAGVTLASLTKTVSGFGKNLGAPSGVPTSWSAPDLNAFAKLFDIYNGQGLFELSGASNANARGNIRSVEEKDSAAYGQIDFNTDHFAWPIRGDVGVRYVKTKQSSTGYQLVAGAAQQATVEREYDDWLPALNITAEVTSDFLLRFGAAKVMTRPNLGSLTPGGSLSTVGVFSVSSGNPNLDPIRATTYDLSAEWYFAEGALFSVGLFYKDIDTYIQTSRISQPFSASGLPASLLDGLGVSVNDTFLFSQPVNTKGGPLKGIEVSYQQPFSFLPGFLSHTGAIFNVTVVDSKIDYISARSPTGFVQDDLVGLSKNAFNATVYYEDDRFSARVSGAYRDKYLTAVPSGTSTNDVDGVRDTFTVDASVSYAINKRLKLTFEGLNLTDAFNDQYTDSKRDSVYVYSHTGRQYNFGLRYSF comes from the coding sequence ATGCTGGCCGCGGGGGCCACGGCCCTGCTGGTCGGCGCTCAGGCTCACGCCCAGACACGCAAGTTCGACGTGCCGGCGCAGTCGGCCGCCACGGGCATCCCCCAGTTTGGCCAGCAGGCCGACCTGCAGATCCTGGCGCCTCAGGCGGTCGTCAAGGACAAGCGCGTCAATGCGGTTCGCGGAGCCTATTCGGTGCCGGACGGCCTGACGCGGCTGCTGCAGGGCGGCGAGCTGGTGGTGGTCTCCAACGACGGCCGCACCGCGGTGCTGGGCCAGAAGGCCCACGTTCAGCTGGCCTCGACCGCGCCGGTCGCTCTGCCCCAGGACGCCGCGCCCGCCTCAGCGCCCGCGAGCGCCGACGAGCAGAGCTCCGAGGTCGAGGAAGTGGTCGTCACCGGCTTCCGCGCCAGCCTGGGCAGCGCCCTGAGCGTCAAGCGCCGCTCCAACGGCGTGGTCGATGTCATCAAGGCCGAGGACATCGCCGACTTCCCGGACGCCAACCTGGCCGAGTCGATCCAGCGCGTCCCCGGCGTGTCGATCGCCCGCGACGCCGGCGAGGGGCGCCAGATCACCGTTCGTGGCCTGGGCCCGCAGTTCACCCGCGTGCGCATCAACGGCGTCGAAGGCCAGAGCACGGCCAGCGGCACCGACAGCTCGGGCGGCGCCAACCGCAACCGCTCGTTCGACTTCAACGTCTTCGCCTCGGAGCTCTTCAACAGCATCACGGTGCGCAAGACCGCCTCGGCCCAGACCGAGGAAGGTTCGTTGGGCGCGACCGTCGACCTGCAGACCGGCCGGCCGTTCGACTACAAGGGCCGCACGTTCGTGGTCTCGGCCCAGGAAGGCTACAACGACCTGTCCAAGGCCTGGGACCCCCGCCTGGCGCTGCTGGCGTCCGACACCTGGCTCGACGGCAAGCTCGGCGCGCTGGTCTCGGTGGCCTATACCGAGCGTGAGCTGCTGGAAGAAGGCCACGGATCGGGCGGCTGGCTGAACGGCACCGAGGTGGGCGGCTACAGCCCGGCCTCGACCTTCACCCAGGCCAGCCAGGCCAGCGTCTTCTCGCCGCGCTTCCCGCGTTACGGCCGACTGACCCACAACCAGAAGCGTCTAGGCGTGACCACGTCGCTGCAGTTCCGGCCCGACGAGAACACCCTGTTCAGCGCCGACTTCCTCTATTCGGACTTCAAGGCGACTCGCGAGGAGAACTGGCTGGAGGCGCTGTCCTTCGCCCGTAACGCCTCGCAAGGCGGCCGTCCCGAGATCATCGTTCGCGACGGCGCGGTCAACGCCAAGGGCGACATGGTCTACGGCCTGTTCGACGACGTGGACATCGAGAGCGAAAGCCGCTTCGACAAGCTGGACACCAAGTACACCCAGGCCACCTTCACCGGCGAGCACCAGTTCGGCGAGCGCCTGAAGGTCACGGGCCTGGTCGGCTTCTCCAAGTCCGACATGGAAAACCCGATCCAGACCACGGTGATCATGAACCGTGAGAATTCGGACGGTTTTTCGTACGATTACCGACCCGACGCCAACCTGCCGCTGATCAACTACGGCTTCAACGTCAACGATCCGCTGGCCTACAACTTCGGGGCGGCGCGTTCGGAAATCCGTCTGCGTCCGCAGGGCGTGGTCAACAAGATCGGCACCGCCCAGCTCGACGGCGACTACAAGCTGAACGACAATCTGCACCTGAAGGTCGGCGTCAACTTCAAGGACTACACCTTCGACTCCTGGGCCATGGCCCGGGTCAACGAGTCGGTGGTGCCGAGCCTGCCGGCCGGCGTCACCCTGGCCAGCCTGACCAAGACGGTGTCGGGCTTCGGCAAGAACCTCGGCGCGCCGTCGGGCGTGCCGACCTCGTGGTCGGCCCCCGACCTGAACGCCTTCGCCAAGCTGTTCGACATCTATAACGGCCAGGGCCTGTTCGAACTCAGCGGCGCCAGCAACGCCAACGCGCGCGGCAACATCCGTAGCGTCGAGGAGAAGGATTCGGCGGCCTACGGGCAGATCGACTTCAACACCGACCACTTCGCCTGGCCGATCCGCGGCGACGTCGGCGTGCGCTATGTGAAGACCAAGCAGAGCTCGACCGGTTACCAGTTGGTGGCCGGCGCGGCCCAGCAGGCCACCGTGGAGCGCGAATACGACGACTGGCTGCCCGCCCTGAACATCACCGCCGAGGTCACCTCCGACTTCCTGCTGCGCTTCGGCGCGGCCAAGGTGATGACCCGTCCGAACCTGGGGAGCCTGACGCCGGGCGGCAGCCTCAGCACGGTGGGCGTGTTCAGCGTCAGCTCGGGCAACCCCAACCTGGATCCGATCCGGGCCACCACCTACGACCTGTCGGCCGAGTGGTACTTCGCCGAAGGGGCCCTGTTCTCGGTCGGCCTGTTCTACAAGGACATCGACACTTACATCCAGACCTCGCGCATCTCGCAGCCGTTCAGCGCCTCTGGCCTGCCGGCCAGCCTGCTCGACGGCCTGGGCGTCTCGGTCAACGACACCTTCCTGTTCAGCCAGCCGGTCAACACCAAGGGCGGCCCGCTGAAGGGGATCGAGGTCAGCTACCAGCAGCCGTTCAGCTTCCTGCCGGGCTTCCTGAGCCACACCGGGGCGATCTTCAACGTCACCGTGGTCGACTCCAAGATCGACTACATCTCGGCGCGCTCGCCCACGGGCTTTGTGCAGGATGACCTGGTCGGCCTGTCGAAGAACGCGTTCAACGCGACCGTCTATTACGAAGACGACCGGTTCAGCGCGCGGGTCTCGGGCGCCTACCGCGACAAGTACCTGACGGCGGTGCCTAGCGGGACCAGCACCAACGACGTCGACGGCGTGCGTGACACCTTCACCGTCGACGCCTCGGTCAGCTACGCGATCAACAAGCGCCTGAAGCTGACGTTCGAGGGGCTGAACCTGACTGATGCGTTCAACGATCAGTACACGGATAGCAAGCGCGATAGCGTCTACGTCTATTCCCACACGGGCCGGCAGTACAATTTTGGCCTGCGTTACTCGTTCTAG
- a CDS encoding FecR family protein: protein MIERESAADIEAQAVRWVVRADQGEVTEAERTELDAWLAGDPRRQGAYVRAEAAWTMLDRARALNGDPATPTVSTRRPDRRGLLAGVGAAVAACAAVIVVPRLLSARYGTAVGEIRRVPLSDGSMAAINTDTVLDVAMRSDLRQVRLDKGEAWFQVAKDPERPFVVKSGPVRVRAVGTAFSVRRREGGCEVLVTEGVVETWSSDAGDAPRRVAAGERIFVSDEAGPATPAVAPIDITRDLAWRDGQIVLDGEDFGAAAADFNRYNDRKIVITDEKLADEKLVGWFRTNEPESFARAAAASFGARVSVRGEVILVEAGE, encoded by the coding sequence ATGATCGAACGCGAAAGCGCCGCTGACATCGAGGCGCAAGCCGTCCGATGGGTGGTCCGCGCCGATCAGGGCGAGGTCACCGAAGCGGAGCGAACCGAATTGGACGCGTGGCTGGCGGGCGACCCTCGTCGCCAGGGCGCCTATGTCCGGGCTGAGGCCGCCTGGACGATGCTGGATCGCGCCCGGGCGCTGAATGGCGATCCGGCCACGCCGACCGTCTCCACGCGTCGGCCGGACCGGCGCGGCCTGCTGGCGGGAGTGGGCGCGGCGGTCGCGGCCTGCGCGGCCGTGATCGTGGTCCCCAGGCTGTTGTCGGCTCGCTACGGCACCGCGGTGGGCGAGATTCGGCGCGTGCCGCTGTCGGACGGATCGATGGCGGCGATCAACACCGACACCGTCCTGGACGTCGCCATGCGGTCCGACCTGCGGCAGGTGAGGCTGGACAAGGGCGAGGCCTGGTTCCAGGTCGCCAAGGATCCGGAACGGCCGTTCGTGGTCAAAAGCGGGCCGGTGCGGGTGCGCGCCGTGGGCACGGCCTTTTCGGTGCGGCGGCGCGAAGGCGGCTGCGAGGTGCTGGTCACCGAGGGCGTGGTCGAAACCTGGTCCAGCGACGCCGGCGACGCGCCGCGCCGCGTGGCGGCGGGCGAGCGCATCTTCGTCAGCGACGAGGCCGGGCCCGCGACGCCCGCCGTCGCGCCCATCGACATCACGCGTGACCTGGCCTGGCGCGACGGCCAGATCGTGCTGGACGGCGAGGACTTCGGGGCCGCCGCCGCCGATTTCAACCGCTACAACGACCGCAAGATCGTGATCACCGACGAAAAGCTGGCCGACGAGAAACTGGTCGGCTGGTTCCGCACCAACGAGCCCGAAAGCTTCGCGCGCGCCGCCGCCGCCAGCTTTGGCGCGCGGGTCAGCGTGCGCGGCGAAGTGATCCTGGTCGAGGCCGGCGAATAA
- a CDS encoding chloride channel protein, whose translation MTIADAKSSSVTTAPRRALGDFTADRRLLMLAAMAVVVGAGGTSAAWLLIRLITLATNLIWFGKLDLFTRSMEHLTPSPWMVAAPVLGGLVIGLMARFGSEKIRGHGIPEAIEAILIGGSRMSPKVAVLKPISSAISIGTGGPFGAEGPIIMTGGAIGSLFAQFFHLSAAERKTLLVAGAAAGMTAIFGTPVAAVLLAVELLLFEWRPRSFIPVAVAAVVATGWRPWLFGTGPLFPFSADPVLPWWGLALCASLGVLAGLQSGLLTKLLYSLEDAFERLPLHWMWWPALGGLAVGLGGLIEPRALGVGYDVIRDLLTGHMVVQAVLILLAVKAAIWLVALSSGTSGGVLAPLLILGGAMGWLVGQILPGDPGFWALLGMAAMLGGTMRSPLTSVIFAVELTGDWRMLAPLLAASAAAYATTVLLLKRSILTEKIARRGRHITREYGVDPYELVRVSEVMVHQVDTLAADLSIPDAMAILQEGQQRVYPVVEASGRLVGLVSRADALAWRVEGGHKGQTLTERVSDAALPVVHPGDVVAQAVELMLATGQGRIPVTDAGGRLVGLLTRKDLLQIHANTSKAEGDRQAYFIPGRRE comes from the coding sequence ATGACCATCGCCGACGCCAAGTCCAGTTCCGTGACGACCGCGCCCCGCCGCGCCCTGGGCGACTTCACCGCCGACCGTCGCCTGTTGATGCTGGCGGCCATGGCCGTGGTGGTGGGCGCCGGCGGCACGAGCGCCGCCTGGCTGTTGATCCGCTTGATCACCCTGGCGACCAATCTGATCTGGTTCGGCAAACTCGATCTCTTCACCCGCTCCATGGAACATCTGACCCCGTCGCCTTGGATGGTCGCCGCGCCTGTACTGGGCGGCCTGGTCATCGGGCTGATGGCGCGGTTCGGATCGGAAAAGATCCGAGGGCATGGGATTCCCGAAGCCATCGAGGCGATCCTGATCGGCGGCAGTCGGATGTCGCCCAAGGTGGCGGTGCTGAAACCGATCTCCTCGGCCATCTCCATCGGAACCGGCGGTCCCTTCGGCGCCGAAGGACCGATCATCATGACCGGCGGCGCGATCGGCTCGTTGTTCGCCCAGTTCTTCCATCTGAGCGCGGCGGAGCGAAAGACCCTGTTGGTGGCCGGCGCCGCGGCCGGCATGACCGCGATCTTCGGAACGCCGGTGGCGGCGGTGTTGCTGGCGGTCGAACTCCTGCTGTTCGAATGGCGCCCCCGCAGCTTCATTCCCGTAGCGGTCGCCGCGGTGGTCGCCACCGGCTGGCGACCGTGGCTGTTCGGGACAGGACCGTTGTTCCCCTTTTCCGCCGATCCTGTTCTGCCTTGGTGGGGCCTGGCGCTGTGCGCGAGTCTCGGTGTCCTGGCCGGACTTCAGTCAGGCCTGTTGACCAAGCTGCTCTACAGCCTGGAGGACGCGTTCGAGCGACTGCCCCTTCACTGGATGTGGTGGCCGGCGCTCGGTGGCCTGGCCGTGGGTCTGGGCGGACTGATCGAACCCCGAGCGTTGGGCGTGGGCTACGACGTCATCCGGGACCTGTTGACGGGCCACATGGTGGTCCAGGCCGTGCTGATCCTGCTGGCGGTCAAGGCGGCGATCTGGCTTGTGGCTCTGTCGTCGGGAACCTCGGGCGGCGTCCTGGCGCCGTTGCTGATCCTTGGCGGGGCGATGGGTTGGCTGGTTGGCCAAATTCTGCCGGGCGATCCGGGCTTCTGGGCCCTGCTGGGCATGGCGGCGATGCTGGGCGGGACGATGCGTTCGCCGCTGACGAGCGTCATCTTCGCGGTCGAGCTAACGGGCGACTGGCGGATGTTGGCGCCGTTGTTGGCCGCTTCGGCTGCGGCCTACGCCACGACGGTGCTGCTGCTCAAACGGTCGATCCTGACCGAGAAGATCGCCCGCCGAGGACGCCACATCACGCGCGAATACGGTGTGGATCCCTATGAACTGGTCCGCGTCTCGGAGGTCATGGTCCATCAGGTCGATACGCTGGCCGCCGATCTGTCCATTCCGGACGCCATGGCGATCCTCCAAGAGGGCCAACAGCGGGTCTATCCCGTGGTCGAGGCGTCCGGACGGCTGGTGGGTCTGGTGTCGCGGGCCGACGCCCTGGCCTGGCGGGTCGAGGGCGGGCACAAGGGGCAGACCCTGACCGAGCGTGTATCGGACGCCGCCCTCCCCGTCGTTCACCCCGGCGATGTGGTCGCCCAGGCTGTCGAACTGATGCTGGCCACCGGCCAGGGGCGCATCCCCGTCACCGATGCAGGCGGCCGGCTGGTGGGTCTGCTGACCCGCAAGGACCTGCTGCAAATCCACGCCAACACCTCAAAGGCCGAGGGCGACCGGCAGGCCTATTTCATCCCCGGGCGACGCGAATAG
- a CDS encoding pectinesterase family protein translates to MRRFSISRRALLAGAALLAPGVALAAASYDAVLKRPDDPRRFAAPTYPSLSAAIAAAPADGTRPFRILVTRGVWDEQVVVDKPFVHLIGEDRHASVISHLAASGLTAPDGKRWGTFRTPTLFVRASDFAARNLTIQNAFDGLAEMTKAGGLHSHDGAGPQAVALMLDKGSDRARFTEVDLLSYQDTLFPDAGRSLFERCLIAGSYDFIFGAGRAWFEQCEIRSRPRPVDPVDGYIVAPSTPIEQPYGFVFHRCRLTADKGVKPGSVYLGRPWRPSSVFPDGRYGDPRFVGAATFLDCWMDRHIAPEGWTEMWYTGKDGNPRTMLQPESARFSQFRAQGPGAGPLRRGKWLTPAEAKGFNRGNVLAGWS, encoded by the coding sequence ATGCGAAGGTTTTCGATCTCTCGACGCGCCTTGCTGGCGGGCGCCGCCTTGCTGGCCCCGGGCGTGGCCCTGGCCGCCGCGTCCTACGACGCCGTGCTCAAGCGGCCGGACGATCCTCGGCGGTTCGCGGCGCCCACTTATCCCAGCCTGTCAGCCGCCATCGCCGCCGCGCCGGCCGACGGGACCCGGCCGTTCCGCATCCTGGTCACGCGCGGCGTCTGGGACGAGCAGGTCGTCGTCGACAAGCCGTTCGTCCATCTGATCGGCGAGGATCGCCACGCCTCGGTGATCAGCCACCTGGCGGCCTCGGGCCTGACCGCGCCCGACGGCAAGCGCTGGGGCACCTTCCGCACCCCGACGCTTTTTGTCCGCGCGTCCGACTTCGCCGCCCGCAACCTGACGATCCAGAACGCTTTCGACGGTCTGGCCGAGATGACCAAGGCGGGCGGGCTGCATTCGCACGACGGGGCGGGACCGCAGGCCGTGGCCCTGATGCTGGACAAGGGCAGCGACCGCGCGCGCTTCACCGAGGTCGATCTGCTCAGCTACCAGGACACGCTGTTTCCCGACGCCGGGCGCAGCCTGTTCGAGCGCTGCCTGATCGCCGGCAGCTACGACTTCATCTTCGGCGCGGGCCGCGCGTGGTTCGAGCAGTGCGAGATCCGTTCGCGTCCTCGGCCCGTCGATCCGGTCGACGGCTATATCGTCGCGCCCAGCACGCCGATCGAACAACCCTACGGCTTCGTCTTCCATCGCTGCCGATTGACCGCCGACAAAGGCGTCAAGCCCGGCAGCGTCTATCTCGGCCGGCCCTGGCGTCCGTCGAGCGTCTTCCCGGACGGTCGCTATGGCGATCCGCGCTTCGTCGGCGCGGCTACGTTCCTGGACTGCTGGATGGACCGCCACATCGCCCCCGAGGGCTGGACCGAGATGTGGTATACCGGCAAGGACGGCAACCCGCGCACGATGCTGCAGCCGGAGAGCGCGCGGTTCTCGCAGTTCCGCGCGCAGGGGCCGGGAGCGGGCCCTCTGCGTCGAGGCAAGTGGCTGACTCCGGCCGAAGCCAAGGGCTTTAATCGTGGCAACGTGTTGGCGGGATGGTCCTGA
- a CDS encoding RNA polymerase sigma factor, with translation MQDGRARIVAWLGREILPHEADVRAWLRRSLAAAGDADDVIQETYCRLAGLASIDHIESPRAYFFQAARSVALEQLRRARVVRIETVTEIDALNVELDEPSPERIAGGRRELARVQRLIAALPERCRRIFEMRKIEGLPQREIARRMGVTEHVVENESVRGLRAILAALAEGETPESAVPRRSSPHDRTRKRR, from the coding sequence TTGCAGGATGGACGCGCGCGTATCGTGGCGTGGCTGGGGCGGGAGATCCTGCCCCATGAAGCCGACGTGCGCGCGTGGCTTCGGCGATCCCTGGCCGCGGCGGGCGACGCCGACGACGTGATCCAGGAGACCTATTGCCGGTTAGCCGGCCTGGCCTCCATCGATCACATCGAAAGTCCGCGCGCCTATTTCTTCCAGGCCGCGCGGAGCGTCGCCCTAGAGCAGCTTCGGCGGGCCAGGGTAGTTCGGATCGAAACGGTGACGGAAATCGACGCGCTGAACGTCGAACTGGACGAGCCTTCGCCCGAACGCATCGCTGGCGGACGCCGGGAACTGGCCCGGGTGCAGCGGCTGATCGCCGCCTTGCCCGAGCGGTGCCGGCGCATCTTCGAGATGCGCAAGATCGAAGGTCTGCCGCAGCGCGAGATCGCCCGCCGCATGGGGGTGACCGAGCATGTGGTCGAGAATGAATCCGTGAGGGGGCTACGCGCCATCCTCGCCGCCCTCGCCGAGGGTGAAACCCCTGAGTCCGCCGTTCCAAGGAGATCGAGCCCCCATGATCGAACGCGAAAGCGCCGCTGA
- a CDS encoding MarR family winged helix-turn-helix transcriptional regulator, with protein sequence MSDRIDEQEGLTRAQYVSLAAFRYELRRFLAFSETAAHDAGLPAQQHQALLVIAGFDGADAPTVGALSERLMIAPHTAAELAARMVEAGLITKTPSPTDRRKMRLALTGKAESLLAGLSAAHLKELKSLEPALTAALARLGHGQA encoded by the coding sequence TTGAGCGATCGGATCGATGAGCAGGAAGGCCTGACGCGCGCCCAGTACGTGAGCCTGGCGGCCTTCCGATACGAACTGCGCCGGTTCCTGGCGTTTAGCGAGACCGCCGCTCATGACGCCGGGCTGCCCGCCCAGCAACATCAGGCCTTGCTGGTGATCGCCGGTTTCGACGGCGCGGATGCGCCGACGGTGGGCGCGCTGTCCGAACGGCTTATGATCGCGCCCCACACCGCCGCGGAACTTGCCGCGCGCATGGTCGAGGCGGGCCTGATCACCAAGACGCCGTCGCCGACCGATCGCCGCAAGATGCGGTTGGCCTTGACGGGCAAGGCCGAAAGCCTTCTGGCAGGACTGAGCGCGGCCCATCTCAAGGAACTGAAATCCCTGGAACCGGCCCTGACCGCCGCCTTGGCCCGCCTGGGTCACGGCCAGGCCTGA